The genomic region ACCTCGGTCTCGGAGCCGCCCTGCAAGGCAAAGGGGATCTCGACGGGGCCATTGCCGAATACCAAACAGTCCTCAAACAGCATCCGAACGATGCCCATGCCCACAATAATTTGGGGAGTGCGCTCCAATTGAAAGGGGATGCTCCGGGAGCCATTGCTGAATACCGCAAGGCGCTGGAATCTGAACCCAATGATGCCGTGACCCACTTCAATCTCGGAACGGCGCTGGCAACGAACGGGAAGGGCCAGGAGGCCGTGGAAGCATATCGAACGGCGACCCGGCTCGATCCGGATCTATTTCAGGCGTACTTCGATCTTGGCGGGCTCTTGAGGGACAACAATCAACCACGCGAGGCGGTGAGCGCATTCCGGGAGTACCTCCGGCGGGCGCCGGATACGCCGGCCAATCGGCCGTTCATCGAGCAGGCCCGCGCCTACCTCGACACCGTCAGGGAGCAGCGCCGCGAGCGGCTCCGTCAAGGCACCGGCCCGTAACGCACGTCCGTGCACTTCGAGTCACCTGTGTTTCGCCCCTCCTATTCTCCTCTCTAGTTTTTCCGATACCCGAGTTTTACAATCGAATGTGATGTCCGAGATGTTTCACTCATCTCAAGGACACAGTCGTCCGTTGCCTTTCCTGGAATTCAAACCACTCCTCTGACGGTTCGTCGTCAGTTCGGAGTGCGCAAGCGAAAGGACTATCTTATGGACACCAAACGCCCATCAACGGATCAACCGGTTCTCGCCCACATTCAAGATCTCGTCCAAGAGGAGCATCGCCTATTCGAAAAAGGCGAGCATGGGACGGTCGCAGAGAAAGACCGTCACAGGCTCACTCAGGTGCAAGTCGAGTTGGATCAGTGTTGGGACCTCCTCCGCCAACGCCGCGCTTTGCGAGACGCCGGCCAGGATCCGAACCAGGCACAAGTTCGTCCGGCTCGAGTCGTCGAGAACTACGAACAATAGCTCCGCCAACGATCGGCCGGTCTGCGGTTAGGAGGTCCTCCCGCTCAGAAGGCTCTCTTAAAAGGAGGCTGGAATGAATGACGAGACGGAAGGCGTAAACCGGCGAAAATTTTTGCGCCGCAGTGCGTCTCTTATCGCAGGAGGAGCCGCGGCACTGGCCGTGCCTGCTGCCCGCGCCGAACCGTCGGACTCGCCGAAAGATCCGATGCGCGTCCCGGGAGCCTTGCCCCGTCCATATGGGGACCGCTCGCCGTTTGAGACCGCGCAGCGATCGGGAGCCGGCGGCCCCGGCTCCGCTCACGGTTGGGGGTCCAATGCTCCCAACAACATCAACTCCACCACACCGCTTCAGGATCTGCACGGGATCGTCACGCCGTCCGCGCTGCACTTCGAGCGGCACCATAACGGCGTGCCCGCCATTGATCCAGCCCGTCATCGCTTGTTGATTCACGGACTGGTCGATCGGCCGATGGTCTTTACGCTGACCGATCTGGAGCGTATTTCCTCTGTGTCGCGCCTCGCATTTCTCGAATGCTCCGGCAACTCGTGGGATTGCTGGGCGGAAAAAGCTCCAGACTTTACCGTCCAAGAGCTGCATGGACTGACCAGCACCAGCGAATGGACGGGAGTGAAACTATCGACGCTGCTGGATATCGTCGGCGTTCAACGCGGTGCCGGCTGGATGTTGGCAGAGGGAAGCGACGCCTCCGGCTTGGACCGGAGTGTACCCCTGACCGGCGACGTTCTCGAGGAAGCCATGATCTGCTATGGACAGAACGGCGAAGCGTTGAGACCCGAGCAGGGTTATCCGATGCGTCTCCTGCTTCCGGGATACGAGGGCAACATCAACGTGAAGTGGCTGCGGCGGTTGAAATTTGGCACCGCCCCATTTATGACGCGGTGGGAGACGGCCAAATATACCGATCTCATGCCGGATGGAACAGCCTACCAGTTCAGCCTCGTGATGGAGGCCAAGTCCGTGATTACGTCTCTGTCAGGCCGCCAGCAGATCCAACCGGGGTTTCACGAAATTCGCGGGCTGGCCTGGAGCGGCCGTGGCCGCGTGACGAAAGCCGAGGTCAGCCTGGACGGCGGGCGCACGTGGCAGGCGGCTCAGCTGCAAGAACCTATCCTTCCCAAATGCCATACGCGTTTTCGATTGCCATGGAAGTGGGACGGACAAGAGGCGATCTTGCAATCCCGCTGCACGGACGAGACGGGCTATGTCCAACCGACTCGTCAGGACCTCGTCAACGTCCGCGGCACCAATTCCGTCTATCACTATAACGGCATTCAAAGCTGGAAGGTGGAACGCGATGGACACGTGCGGAACATCTCTGTCTAAGTCGTCGATGGTGGCGCTCGGCTCACTGACGATTGCCCTGG from Nitrospira japonica harbors:
- the soxC gene encoding sulfite dehydrogenase, coding for MNDETEGVNRRKFLRRSASLIAGGAAALAVPAARAEPSDSPKDPMRVPGALPRPYGDRSPFETAQRSGAGGPGSAHGWGSNAPNNINSTTPLQDLHGIVTPSALHFERHHNGVPAIDPARHRLLIHGLVDRPMVFTLTDLERISSVSRLAFLECSGNSWDCWAEKAPDFTVQELHGLTSTSEWTGVKLSTLLDIVGVQRGAGWMLAEGSDASGLDRSVPLTGDVLEEAMICYGQNGEALRPEQGYPMRLLLPGYEGNINVKWLRRLKFGTAPFMTRWETAKYTDLMPDGTAYQFSLVMEAKSVITSLSGRQQIQPGFHEIRGLAWSGRGRVTKAEVSLDGGRTWQAAQLQEPILPKCHTRFRLPWKWDGQEAILQSRCTDETGYVQPTRQDLVNVRGTNSVYHYNGIQSWKVERDGHVRNISV
- a CDS encoding DUF2630 family protein, giving the protein MDTKRPSTDQPVLAHIQDLVQEEHRLFEKGEHGTVAEKDRHRLTQVQVELDQCWDLLRQRRALRDAGQDPNQAQVRPARVVENYEQ